In Fibrobacter sp. UWP2, the DNA window AATTTTGTTTCAAAGTTGGGATTTTGTGAAAGCGGAACGTGCCAGCGATTAGAGGGGGGATTGCATCTTGAAGTTCCTGAAGTGGGCCCCGCTATTGGACATTATGACTTCTTTGATCCTGCGAAATCACCTTTTCATGCAATTGGTCATGGTGTCGAAGTTTTGATTGGTAAAACAATCTTTAACTCATCAGTATCACTTGTTGAACCCGGTCTTATATCACCGCTGTTGAATGGGTTTATTTTTGATTGGGAGAAAACAAAATGGTTCTGGGAATGGTAAAAAAAATTATTCTAATTTTAATAATCGTATTGCTTGGAGGATGTGTTTTCCCTTGCAAAGTACGTAGATTTGTTGCTGAAGATAGATGGAGCTACATAACTGACAAGTGGAAAGTTTCTTTTTGGATGTCTAATGAAGGTCTATGCTACAAAACGGATTTATTCTCTTGTGCGGCGTGGATTGCCATTGAACAAAAATATTTAGATAAAGATTCGTTAAAAAATGTGTCTTATCACATAGATTCATTATATTTGGAATATGCTGACCAATTGTTTAAACGAGTGAATGAAGAAAAAGAATTTGTTTATGCCAAAAAACCGATTGGACGAGATCCTGTTGGTTATTATGCTGACAGGTTCAGTATTTCTCGCACGGATTCGCTAAAATATATAAAATGGCCTTCTGTTCCAAAGAATGTTAAAACTGTGGTTGCAACGATTTTTATTTCGTTTAGAAATCCTGATGATAATCGAATAGAATCAAAAAAGATAACAAAAAAGCTGTATGAAAGTTTTGGTATGCTATTTGTGACATATGATGAATGGAAATAGGTTTTCTGGTAAATGAATGGTGATTGAGGATTGTGCCTGTCAGGGAGCCCATACCCTCAGGTCAAAATGTCCGCTTTCAACTCTAAAATCGTGGCTGGAAGTTCCTCCCCCGTAGCGTTAGGGATAGCGACCCCTTGGGGCGAAGACTTGCGAGCGTTTTTATTTGATGTTCAAGGCAGCAAGGCTTCGTTTTATGAGGTTGTGCGGGAACGCCCAAAGATATTTGGGGCTGGCGAAGCCAAGCGCGATGATGAAAACTTCTGCTATGTGGGTGTCTGGGAATCTGTGAGCTATAAGCGACTCGTATGAACGAGTCGTGTTGGCGAGAGCACAAGCCAAACCGGAGGAACTAATATGCGATAAGGCTTGTGCGGTCATCATAGGGGCGACGGTGTCGCACCGGAACTTTCCAAGGAACCTCTTACCTTTGATAACGTCCACCTCGCTACTAGGAGCTACAAATAATGAGCGGACTGAATTTGACTTTGAAGATTTGGCGTCAGAAGGATGCCAAGACCAAGGGACAGTTCGAAACTGTCAAGATCAACGATGTTTCTCCCGACATGTCCTTCCTGGAAATGCTGGACATCGTGAACGAAGAACAGATGAAGCAAGGCAAGGAAGGCTTCGCCTTCGACCACGACTGCCGCGCAGTTTCCCGCGCAACGACAAGCAAATCGACACCGACGCAGGCGACATCATCCTTTACCAGGGCAATTCCATCACCATCTACTACGACAAGAATTCCTGGAACTTCACGCGCCTTGCCCGTATTGACAATGTAAACAAGAAACGCCTCCAGCAGATTCTCGGCAAAGGGAACGTGAAGGCGACATTCTCGGTGGAATAAACGTCCGAAAACTCTAACTAACCCTTGTTTTTTTTGTAACCAAATTTTTACTTTAAATTTCTAGTTGTTCTATTGACATTACAACTATAATTGGATATATTTTGTGTTGTAATAATTAAAGAACAACTGCTTAAAATCAAACAAAAACGGGCTTGGCCCAGGGAGATTCAAAATGGAAAAGAACAACTTCAAGACCGTAAATCTTGGCAAGGGCGTCGTGGAAGTCTATGATTTCGGGGCGGTCAAGCTGCACGCCTACAAGACAAACGACCTGATAACCGACGAATGTTTCTTGCTGGAAAAGGGCGGCAAGATGTTCATGGTCGAAGCCCCCTGTTTCTTCGACAACATCAAGGAACTGGAGGCCTACATCAAGGGCCTTTCGGTTGAATTCGTGGGAACGGTGATTGCCTACCATGGCGCGGGCGCGACCTTCATGAAGGGTGCTCCCGTTTACAGCACCCGCCATGCCGACGATTACAACCATAACGGAGGTGGTGCGGCCCTGGTCAAGAATTTCACGGCGGCTTTTGGCGATGCTTTTGACAGCTCCATTTACGCGACGACAGACTTTATCGAAGGCGAGACTTTGAATCTCGCGGGCATCGACATGCGCATTGTCGCGACCCAGGAGGCATTCGATATCGAGTTTCCCGAAATCAACGTTGTCTACACCCACATGATGGGCCACGACGTTCATTCCATCGTGGCGGGGAGCAAGCACGCCGATGCCATCATCGCGCAGCTCACGGACTACATCGACCGCGGGATTTCCCTGATTCTCACGTCGCACTACACGGTGGAAAACCTGGAAGATGCCCGTGCTAAAATCCAGTACCTGAAGGTGATGAAGAATATTGCCCTCAAGAACGTGAACCCGGCGGCATTCAAGAGCGCCATGAAGCAGGAATTTACGAACTACTCCGGCGAAAATTACCTGGACATGACGGCGGGAATGTTCTACAAATAGGCCAAGGCACGCGTGAGCGCAGGCAACAATTGTTAAATTGTGGATTATGAAAGTCAGCGTTCGTTTTACGGCGGCGGTCCATACCTTGCTTTGCATCCACTTCTTCGAGGGGGCGGAGCGGGTGACCTCGGAATTCATATCGGGCAGCACCGGCGTGAATGCGGTCATCATCCGCAAGGTTCTTTTGCAGTTGCAAAAGGCGGGCCTGGTTGAGACGGCTCCTGGCGTAGGGGGCTCTCACCTTGCGCAGCCAGCCGACAAGATAACGCTCCTGGATGTCTACAAGGCCATCAACGATAACGACGAGGAACGGATCGTCTTCAGTTTCCACCCGGAACCGAATCCGCTGTGCCCCGTAGGCAGGAACATCCATCGCCTGTTGGACCCGGCCCTGAATTCGGCGCAGACGGCTCTGGAAATGGAACTGGAGAAGACGACCCTGAAGGGCCTCGCCGCACAACTCAAGACCGCCCCTGAACCGTCCGGGAGGAAACATGAACCAAGCAGAGCGCAGACTATTCCTGATAAAGTATCTACTGGCGGAAAGTCCCAGGTACAGCGGCCCGACCATCCCCGCGGACGCCGAAGGACAGAAAATCCTGTTGCGTTCCTTGATGAACGTGCGGGAGGCCTCCCCCGCAAGCGATGAATTCTACAGGATTCAGGACGAATACCTGCAGGAATCCATCCGTGACCGCGGAATAACGGATGTCGCGAACATTGAAAGTATCGGCAGGCGGTTCAGCGCGGGTGCGCCGGACTTGTTTGGCGATTCCCTGTTTTTGTGGCGCGGCGACATCACCACTCTCAGGGTAGATGCAATCGTAAACGCGGCCAACAGCGGCATGACGGGTTGCTGGCAGCCTTGCCACAGCTGTATCGACAACTGCATCCACACTTTCGCGGGAGTTCGTCTCCGTAGCGCTTGCGACGCCCTGATGAAACGGCAAGGGCACCCCGAACCCACAGGACAGGCAAAAATCACGCAGGCCTACAACCTGCCCTGCAAATACGTGCTACACACGGTGGGGCCAATCGTGGGCTACGGCCTTACGGAACGGGACTGCGAGTTGCTGGAATCGTGCTACAGGAACTGTCTCGAAGTTGCGGCCCGGAACGGTGTGGAATCTATCGCCTTCTGCTGTATTTCTACAGGTGTATTCCGTTTCCCGCCGGAACGCGCCGCCCAAATCGCGGTGGATACGGTGCTGGAATGGAAGCGCCGTACGCAAAGCCCCATGAAGGTTGTCTTCAACGTTTTCAGCGAAAAGGACGAGGCTATCTATGCGCGGATTTTCGAAAAGTTCAACGGATGATTTTTCTGCCGAAGTGTCGAGACTGAAAGAGGCGCTGGCAAGGGCGGATGCCGTCGTCGTGGGCGCGGGCGCTGGACTTTCGACATCGGCGGGATTTACCTATTCCGGGGAACGCTTTGTCAAGTACTTCGCTGACTTTTCTGTAAAGTACGGCTTTTCGGACATGTATTCCGGCGGCTTTTTTCCTTACGGCACACCCGAAGAAAAGTGGGCTTTCTGGAGCCGCTATGTCATGATAAACCGCTACATGGCCGCCCCGAAACCCGTCTATGAAAACCTCCTGAAAATCCTACAGGATAAGGATTACTTTGTCCTTACCACCAACGTGGACCATTGTTTCCAGAAAGCGGGCTTTGATAAGGAACGGCTCTTTTACACCCAGGGCGATTACGGGCTTTTCCAATGCAGCAAGCCGTGCCACCCTTGCACCTACGACAACGAAAAGCAGATTCGTGCCATGTTCGATGCCCAGAAATTTTCGGAAGAAACGGGATTGTTCGGCGCCATGACCGTCCCTGCGGAACTGTTGCCCAGGTGCCCCATTTGCGGCCGCCCCATGTCCATGAACCTGCGTTCCGATTCCACCTTCGTTGAAG includes these proteins:
- a CDS encoding cyclophilin-like fold protein yields the protein MLYQGNSITIYYDKNSWNFTRLARIDNVNKKRLQQILGKGNVKATFSVE
- a CDS encoding protein-ADP-ribose hydrolase, giving the protein MNQAERRLFLIKYLLAESPRYSGPTIPADAEGQKILLRSLMNVREASPASDEFYRIQDEYLQESIRDRGITDVANIESIGRRFSAGAPDLFGDSLFLWRGDITTLRVDAIVNAANSGMTGCWQPCHSCIDNCIHTFAGVRLRSACDALMKRQGHPEPTGQAKITQAYNLPCKYVLHTVGPIVGYGLTERDCELLESCYRNCLEVAARNGVESIAFCCISTGVFRFPPERAAQIAVDTVLEWKRRTQSPMKVVFNVFSEKDEAIYARIFEKFNG
- a CDS encoding Sir2 silent information regulator family NAD-dependent deacetylase, with the protein product MRGFSKSSTDDFSAEVSRLKEALARADAVVVGAGAGLSTSAGFTYSGERFVKYFADFSVKYGFSDMYSGGFFPYGTPEEKWAFWSRYVMINRYMAAPKPVYENLLKILQDKDYFVLTTNVDHCFQKAGFDKERLFYTQGDYGLFQCSKPCHPCTYDNEKQIRAMFDAQKFSEETGLFGAMTVPAELLPRCPICGRPMSMNLRSDSTFVEDDGWHRAAKRYREFLDRCNAMRGGNVLFLELGVGMNTPGIIKYPFWQMTALNSNATYACINYGQAYAPDDIGTRSVSIDSDIGEVVAALF